The proteins below are encoded in one region of Antennarius striatus isolate MH-2024 chromosome 7, ASM4005453v1, whole genome shotgun sequence:
- the mrpl47 gene encoding large ribosomal subunit protein uL29m isoform X1, whose product MAASSSVGRVLTLCKQFVNVVKIPSAVNTRNLAINGQFKFRPDREKLMPIGSSWNILSSSVGQCRGLYTTISRRGLEEFFDNPENWGESAVKSGAPWTAKQLRIKSNEDLHKLWYVLLKEKNLLLTLQQEAIRQNVMMPSPERLTKVTQSMRRLDSVVTEREIALRLLQTGREKGRPGAWRRNIFGFTSWYRFREYAIPWYMNRIYKRKTFFTPKFVEPFIRLRREKRLRENTRKATLEKQTRDRLKEKFPHMKVPASSGQL is encoded by the exons ATGGCGGCGTCCTCATCAGTAGGACGCGTTTTGACTCTTTGCAAGCAATTTGTAAATGTCGTTAAGATACCTTCAGCTGTAAATACTCGCAACCTTGCAATAAATGGGCAGTTCAAGTTCCGTCCTGATAG GGAAAAGTTGATGCCCATTGGGTCATCTTGGAATATTCTTTCCAGCTCTGTGGGACAGTGTCGAGGGCTGTACACAACAATCAGCAGAAGAGGGCTGGAGGAGTTTTTTGACAACCCTGAGAACTGGGGAGAGTCTGCTGTGAAGTCAG GTGCACCATGGACCGCCAAGCAACTGAGAATAAAGAGCAATGAAGATTTACACAAGCTCTG gTATGTGCTGTTGAAAGAGAAGAACTTGCTGCTCACGCTTCAGCAGGAAGCAATAAGGCAAAACGTTATGATGCCAAGTCCAGAAAGATTAACAAAG GTTACCCAGTCGATGAGGAGACTGGACTCAGtggtgacagagagagagattgcaCTACGTCTGCTGCAGACAGGACGGGAGAAAGGCAGACCGGGAGCCTGGAGGAGGAATATATTTGGATTCACGTCCTG GTATAGATTCAGGGAGTATGCCATACCTTGGTACATGAATAGAATATACAAGCGAAAGACATTCTTCACACCCAAGTTTGTTGAACCATTCATCAG GCTGCGTAGAGAGAAACGTCTTCGGGAGAATACCAGGAAAGCCACATTAGAGAAACAAACTCGGGATAGACTCAAGGAAAAATTTCCTCACATGAAAGTTCCTGCATCCTCAGGGCAGCTATAA
- the mrpl47 gene encoding large ribosomal subunit protein uL29m isoform X2, which produces MAASSSVGRVLTLCKQFVNVVKIPSAVNTRNLAINGQFKFRPDSSVGQCRGLYTTISRRGLEEFFDNPENWGESAVKSGAPWTAKQLRIKSNEDLHKLWYVLLKEKNLLLTLQQEAIRQNVMMPSPERLTKVTQSMRRLDSVVTEREIALRLLQTGREKGRPGAWRRNIFGFTSWYRFREYAIPWYMNRIYKRKTFFTPKFVEPFIRLRREKRLRENTRKATLEKQTRDRLKEKFPHMKVPASSGQL; this is translated from the exons ATGGCGGCGTCCTCATCAGTAGGACGCGTTTTGACTCTTTGCAAGCAATTTGTAAATGTCGTTAAGATACCTTCAGCTGTAAATACTCGCAACCTTGCAATAAATGGGCAGTTCAAGTTCCGTCCTGATAG CTCTGTGGGACAGTGTCGAGGGCTGTACACAACAATCAGCAGAAGAGGGCTGGAGGAGTTTTTTGACAACCCTGAGAACTGGGGAGAGTCTGCTGTGAAGTCAG GTGCACCATGGACCGCCAAGCAACTGAGAATAAAGAGCAATGAAGATTTACACAAGCTCTG gTATGTGCTGTTGAAAGAGAAGAACTTGCTGCTCACGCTTCAGCAGGAAGCAATAAGGCAAAACGTTATGATGCCAAGTCCAGAAAGATTAACAAAG GTTACCCAGTCGATGAGGAGACTGGACTCAGtggtgacagagagagagattgcaCTACGTCTGCTGCAGACAGGACGGGAGAAAGGCAGACCGGGAGCCTGGAGGAGGAATATATTTGGATTCACGTCCTG GTATAGATTCAGGGAGTATGCCATACCTTGGTACATGAATAGAATATACAAGCGAAAGACATTCTTCACACCCAAGTTTGTTGAACCATTCATCAG GCTGCGTAGAGAGAAACGTCTTCGGGAGAATACCAGGAAAGCCACATTAGAGAAACAAACTCGGGATAGACTCAAGGAAAAATTTCCTCACATGAAAGTTCCTGCATCCTCAGGGCAGCTATAA